A stretch of the Papaver somniferum cultivar HN1 chromosome 6, ASM357369v1, whole genome shotgun sequence genome encodes the following:
- the LOC113286625 gene encoding uncharacterized protein At4g37920-like, which yields MEKSLKFVPNCLPKSTSQQKLEELEEEEITDSNLNQVLLKLLQLKLNKTKDWRKLLVFREEWRKYSEKFYKRKLKKIDDEIERHSELLKEIEQSPTDINAVVAKRRKDFNEEFFRHLTLLSEAYDIAWITVMQYLGLELDASLQSVLMITQLKLR from the exons ATGGAGAAATCTCTGAAATTTGTACCAAATTGCCTACCAAAATCAACATCTCAACAAAAATTGGAGgaactagaagaagaagaaatcacagaTTCAAATCTCAATCAA GTCCTACTCAAGCTATTACAGCTGAAATTGAACAAA ACAAAAGATTGGAGGAAGTTGTTGGTGTTTAGAGAGGAATGGAGAAAGTACAGTGAGAAATTTTACAAGAGGAAACTGAAAAAG ATTGATGATGAAATAGAAAGGCATAGTGAGCTACTCAAAGAGATAGAGCAGAGCCCAACTGATATCAATGCAGTTGTGGCTAAGCGGCGTAAGGATTTCAATGAGGAGTTTTTCCGTCATCTTACTTTACTATCCGAGGCTTATGATATAGCTTGGATCACCGTGATG CAATATCTAGGCTTGGAGCTGGATGCCTCACTGCAATCTGTGCTTATGATAACACAGTTGAAACTGCGATAA